TTTTAAATCTTTTATATTCATAATTTAATTAGGTATAATCAATGTAATAGCTTCACTGAGAATGCCAATCTCCAGCGGGTAATGGTTGGGAAGGATTCTTCCGTCCGCATCAGCCTCAGCATTACGGGCTTTATAAACACGAACCATCTTTGTACGGTAAGACTTAACCATCTTATGATTCAGAATGCGTCCCTGAATTAACATCCAGAGTCCGGCTAGCAGTTGTAAAGGCTCTAAACCATAGATAACCGAAACATCGAGCCAGCCATTATACGGAACCGCACTTGGCGTTTGCCCATATCCGCTTGCATTACCCACACAAACAGTCATAATCCGTCCGCGAATATGTTCATCATTGATACGAAGGTGCATCCGGTAAAGCTTACGCTCAAAGAATAATAAAAATAAAGAAGCCACATAAGATAAGAACTTCACTCCCCAGAAACGTTTCGTCTGATCGGTAATCTTCACTATTCGTGCACCCAGCCCAATATTCAAAGCATTCAGAAAATAGCGACGCTCATGTTTATAGGCATCAAAATAGGAACAATATCCCACATCTATTTTCTTTCTGCGGTTGTTAATAATCCAGTCCACTGCTTCCTTATAATCCAGGCTCAGTTCCCAGTAACGAGCAAAATCATTTCCAATTCCATTAGGGATAATACCAATAGCTATATCACCAACCTGTTCTGCTGTAGATGTTAGAATACCATTAATTGCATCATTCAGAGCGCCATCGCCTCCTACAATCACAATAATACGGTATCCTTCACTTGCATATGCACGAGCCAAGACTTCCACCGTACCAAAACCTTCAGACTGGACGTAATCAAAAGCCACATTTTTACTTTCAATGTACTCTTTAATCTCCTTCCATCGTTTCTGAACTTTTCTTGTTCCTGCTTTGGGATTATAAATAATCCCCCATTTGTTTGGATCTTCGTTCATATATATAATCAGCTATTTAGTAAACCTTTTACTCGTTCTATTTTCTCTTGCATAGGCAAAGTGGCATCCAGCCAGTGAATGGTAAATCCTCTACGCTCCATTCCCCGGAACCAGGTCATCTGCCGCTTGGCAAATTGGTGAATTGCAATCTCCAGCTGCGAAATCATCTCCTCGTAAGTTAGTTGAGAAGTGAGATACAACGTGAGATATTTATATTCCAATCCATAATAAATAAGGTCTTCAGCCGGAATACCCTTATCAAGCAACAGCTTTACTTCATCCACCATACCATCATCCAATCTTTGACGAAGGCGGTTAGAAATCTTCTGCCGTCTAAGTTCCCTATCAATATCAACACCAATAATTAGACTGTTGATAGACGGGAATTCCCGTTGCTTTATATCTTCCTTCAAATAATACTCTTCAATTTCAATAGCCCGAATTGCCCGTTTAACCGTATCAACATCTGTAGAGTTATGAAGAGCCTTGTAGTTTTTTAATATTTCGGTAAGTTCTTCAAGTGATTTATCAGCAAGTTTACCGCGCAATTCCTTATCCTCGGGAACAGGAATAAGTTTATAGCCTTTCAGTACAGATTCCAGATACATTCCGGTTCCTCCGCAAAGAATAGGCAACTTACCCTTCTGCTTTATAGACTCATACGCATCAAGAAAATCTCTCTGATACTCAAACACATTATACTTGTATCCAGGTTCTGCAATATCAATAAGATGATACGGTATTTGCTTGCCATTCACCGTATAATCTGCCAGATCTTTCCCTGTACCCAGATCCATCTGCTTATATATCTGACGGGAATCGGCACTGATAATTTCAGTATCCAAGTCATTTGCCAAGGCAGCGGCAAAAGGGGTTTTTCCGGAAGCAGTAGGTCCTAATATAGTTATTAAGTCAAAATGTATCATGATTGCGCAAGTAATAATGTGTACAAACTTACACAAAATTATTGAATATATTCATCTGCAGATTAAAAAAGGAGTTCCGCTTTCCTTATATAGAAAATGAAGCAGCAAATTGAAGGATAAAAAAAACCGTTTCGGTTACCCGAAACGGTTTTATAACTATGAAGAAATAATTTCTTACTTGTTAACTGTTGCCATGTGAGCAACTAAGTCAAGGACTTTGTTTGAGTAACCAATTTCGTTGTCATACCAAGATACAACTTTTACGAAAGTGTCAGTCAAAGCAATACCTGCTTTTGCATCGAAGATAGAAGTACGAGTGTCACCTAAGAAGTCAGCAGAAACAACTGCATCTTCAGTGTAACCAAGGATACCCTTCAATTCGTTTTCAGAAGCTTCTTTCATTGCAGCACAGATTTCAGCATAAGTAGCAGGTTTTGCTAAGTTTACTGTTAAGTCTACTACAGAAACGTCCAAAGTAGGAACACGCATAGACATACCTGTCAATTTGCCGTTCAATTCAGGAATTACTTTACCTACAGCTTTAGCAGCACCAGTAGATGAAGGGATAATGTTACCAGAAGCAGCACGACCACCTCTCCAATCCTTCATAGAAGGACCGTCAACTGTTTTTTGAGTTGCAGTTGTAGAGTGAACTGTAGTCATCAAACCGTTTACGATACCAAACTTATCGTTCAATACTTTTGCGATAGGAGCCAAACAGTTAGTAGTACAAGATGCATTAGATACAAATTGAGTACCTTTTACGTATGATTTTTCGTTAACACCACAAACAAACATTGGAGTGGCATCAGAAGAAGGAGCTGACATAACAACGTATTTTGCACCTGCTTGGATATGAGCTTGAGCTTTTTCTTGAGTTAAGAATAAACCTGTTGACTCAACTACGTATTCAGCACCAACTGCATCCCATTTCAAATCTGCTGGGTTACGTTCTGCTGTAATGCGAATAGCTTTACCATTAACGATCAATTGGCTTTTTTCAACGTCTGCTTCAACAGTTCCTTCGAACTGACCATGCATTGTGTCATACTTCAACATATATGCCAAGTAATCAACTGGGCAAAGGTCATTAATACCTACGATTTGAATGTCGTTTCTTGTCTGAGCAGCACGGAATACAAAACGACCGATACGGCCGAATCCATTAATACCTACTTTAATCATTTTGTTAAACTTTTAAGGGTTTTATAATATTCATTCTAAAATATCCGTTATTACAGTAAGGAAAAGTACTAAGGGTAGCCACAATTGCATGAAGCAGAGATGCCAAAATAAGACACCAAAACTTATAAAATAGCAATATTAAATAATAATGTAGTTGCCTCTCACAATATATTTCCTAATTGCGACGCAAAAGTACGAAATTGTTTTTATATTAGCACATAATTTTATCTTAAATATAAAAAAAGATGGGAAAAAGTAACTTTCTTCAAGAATTCAAGGCATTTGCTATGAAAGGCAATGTGATTGACATGGCTATCGGTATAATTATCGGTGGTGCATTTGGAAAAATTGTTTCCTCCTTAGTGGCGGATGTTATTATGCCTGCAATAGGCGTTCTCTTCGGTGGCATTAATTTCAAAGAACTAAAATGGGTAATAAAAGATGCTGTGTATGGTGCCAACGGGAAAGAGATAACCGCAGCAGCTACTTTAAATTATGGTAACTTCCTACAAAGTATGTTTGACTTTCTGATTATTGCATTCGCTATTTTTATATTCATAAAATTAATAATTAAGATGAGTAAAAAGAACGAAGAAGCTCCAACACCTCCTGCACCCAGCAAGGAAGAGAACTTACTTTCTGAGATACGAGATATATTGAAAGAAAAACGATAATAGTACATTCAAAACCTAAGTCAATGTGCCTGCTAACTTTCAGGGCACATTGGCTTTATATGCATTGTACCCAAAGGCCACTTTGTTATCCTTCACAATTATAATTGAAGCCCCCGATAATATGATTTACTAACCCAAGTATTGATGGTAGAATCTGTATCAACTGATGAACGATCTGCCCCTATAAGAAACAAGTTTTAACACCACAAATGGCCTTAAATCAATAGTAAGGCAACAAAAAGTTTCTTTAAATTACACATCTTCATTGGCATTATTTTATGCAGTTCATATTCGTTTTACATTATTATACGAAGCTAAAAATAGAGAATCAAAAAGAAGTATAATTTAATTCTCCATTTAATCGTTATGACAAAGAAACGTTGTTCAGAATGTGGTCCAACAACCCGGAAAAGAGAGAATATTTATGCAACAAGGTGTTTTATACATCCTTTTTTGCATTAGATTCTATGGCTTACGCACAAAATACCATCTCTGATTCATACTAATTTATTTTCTTTGCAATAGCTTTGAGTTAAATATAAAAGCAAATTATAAATTTATATTCTGTAGAATTTATAGTGAACCAATAAAACTAAAACAAAATTATGAAAGCCACTTTTTTAAAATGTTTATCTGGCATATTCTTTTACCTGCTGATTGTTTCCTTCATAAATGCGGAGAGCAACTACAGCACTGTAAAAGTAGACGCACCGTTTCCAATGAAACCCATCAAAGTATTTAAATATCCCAAACAAGATTTTCCCATTACAAATTATGGAGCCATTGCAGGGGGGATTGCGGATAATACCAAAGCGATAGCGTTGGCCATTGATGCTTGTAACAAAGCTGGAGGAGGCCGGGTTGTTGTTCCTGCGG
This genomic interval from uncultured Bacteroides sp. contains the following:
- a CDS encoding diacylglycerol kinase family protein, translated to MNEDPNKWGIIYNPKAGTRKVQKRWKEIKEYIESKNVAFDYVQSEGFGTVEVLARAYASEGYRIIVIVGGDGALNDAINGILTSTAEQVGDIAIGIIPNGIGNDFARYWELSLDYKEAVDWIINNRRKKIDVGYCSYFDAYKHERRYFLNALNIGLGARIVKITDQTKRFWGVKFLSYVASLFLLFFERKLYRMHLRINDEHIRGRIMTVCVGNASGYGQTPSAVPYNGWLDVSVIYGLEPLQLLAGLWMLIQGRILNHKMVKSYRTKMVRVYKARNAEADADGRILPNHYPLEIGILSEAITLIIPN
- the miaA gene encoding tRNA (adenosine(37)-N6)-dimethylallyltransferase MiaA, giving the protein MIHFDLITILGPTASGKTPFAAALANDLDTEIISADSRQIYKQMDLGTGKDLADYTVNGKQIPYHLIDIAEPGYKYNVFEYQRDFLDAYESIKQKGKLPILCGGTGMYLESVLKGYKLIPVPEDKELRGKLADKSLEELTEILKNYKALHNSTDVDTVKRAIRAIEIEEYYLKEDIKQREFPSINSLIIGVDIDRELRRQKISNRLRQRLDDGMVDEVKLLLDKGIPAEDLIYYGLEYKYLTLYLTSQLTYEEMISQLEIAIHQFAKRQMTWFRGMERRGFTIHWLDATLPMQEKIERVKGLLNS
- the gap gene encoding type I glyceraldehyde-3-phosphate dehydrogenase, producing the protein MIKVGINGFGRIGRFVFRAAQTRNDIQIVGINDLCPVDYLAYMLKYDTMHGQFEGTVEADVEKSQLIVNGKAIRITAERNPADLKWDAVGAEYVVESTGLFLTQEKAQAHIQAGAKYVVMSAPSSDATPMFVCGVNEKSYVKGTQFVSNASCTTNCLAPIAKVLNDKFGIVNGLMTTVHSTTATQKTVDGPSMKDWRGGRAASGNIIPSSTGAAKAVGKVIPELNGKLTGMSMRVPTLDVSVVDLTVNLAKPATYAEICAAMKEASENELKGILGYTEDAVVSADFLGDTRTSIFDAKAGIALTDTFVKVVSWYDNEIGYSNKVLDLVAHMATVNK
- the mscL gene encoding large-conductance mechanosensitive channel protein MscL, producing the protein MGKSNFLQEFKAFAMKGNVIDMAIGIIIGGAFGKIVSSLVADVIMPAIGVLFGGINFKELKWVIKDAVYGANGKEITAAATLNYGNFLQSMFDFLIIAFAIFIFIKLIIKMSKKNEEAPTPPAPSKEENLLSEIRDILKEKR